The nucleotide window TTGTCTTCGATCAGGAAATCATCGCGACCGCAGTCGATCAGGAGCTCCGGCAAGTTGCCGTTCGCCAACGCACGCCGGGCTTGGACAAGCAGGTCGTGATCAGTACCACGCGGATCATCGCCAAAGATGTGGCGTAGTTCCGCGATAAAAGCGGGGCCGCGAGCCACCAGTGTTGGGTTGCTGAAATCCTGCCAGCACACCGCGCCCGAATGGCTGTTGACCGAGCAAAACCGGTCGGCGTAGCCCAAGCCGATTCGCAGCGCGCCGTAACCGCCCATCGACAGGCCGCCAATGGCGCGGGCCGCGCGCTCTGGACGGGCCTGGAAGTTGCGCTCGATGAAATCGGGTAACTCCACGCCGATGTGGCGCGCGTAATCCGGCCCGGCGGCGTGCTTGGTGTAAAAACTCCGATACCCGTCCGGCATCACGACGATTATCGGCAGGTCGCGCACGAACCACTCGATGCGCGAGCGGCGCATCCACATACTGGAGTCGTCCCCCAGCCCGTGTAGCAGGTAAAACGTGGCAAACGGGGGCTTGCCGATTTCCGGCAGCATCACCTCTGCGGTGGTCTGCTTGCCGAGAATGTTGCTGTACCAGTGAAGGGTAGACCAAGCCATGTTGTTCTTCACGAAACCCTAAATCCCAACCGGCTAAATCCTAAAATCAGAATAATCGTTTGGGGATTGTTCAGGTTAGGATTTAAATGCCGGGATTCCGCCCTTTACCCCGTTGGGGTTCCCCGCGACAGTCACGGTGATTTGCCCCTTTGATTCTTTGGGATTTGTACCCACGGGATTTGCCCGTCGAGGGCTGTTATTCGACGCGGACGATGTAGCCGCGCAGGTATTCGCTCTCGGGCATGGTCACAAGCACCGGGTGGTCGGCGGGTTGATGGCAGAATTCGGCCACGCGCACCTTGCGTTTGGCGTCGGTCGCCGCCTCGGCCAAGACGCTGCGCAACTCGGCATCCTGCATGTGGTGCGAACAGGTGTAGGTGGCCAATACGCCGCCGGGCACCAAGCTCTGCATGGCGCGCAAATTGATCTCCTTATATCCGCGCAACGCGCCCTCTAGCGCGCTCTTGGATTTGGCGAAGGGGGGCGGGTCGAGCACGATCACGTCCCAGAGCGGTTCGCCATGGCGTGCGGGGTCGTTGAACCAGTCAAACACGTTGGCCACGGCGAAGGAGGCGTTAACCCCGTTGCGCGCAGCGTTTTTGCGCGCTTGGTCGATGGCGTCGGTCGCGCTGTCGAGACCGAGAACCTCCTTGGCGCCAGCACGCGCCGCATGCAGGGCGAACGGGCCTTGATTACAGAACGCGTCGAGCACGCGCTTGCCGGCGCAGTATTTGGCCAAGACGGCGTGTTGCTCGCGTTGGTCCAGGTAAAAGCCGGTTTTTTGGCCGCTTTGTAGGTCGAGCCAGTAGTCAAAGCCGTCGATCTTCTCCCAGCGCGGCTCCCAGGCGCGACCGCTGCGGGTGTGTACCCCGAGCGAAAGCCCCTCAAGTTTACGGATATGGGCGTCGTTGCGCACGATGATCTCGGCTGGGGCAAGCAACTCGGCCAGCAGTTCCACGATCACATCCGTGCGCTGGTCCATGGCGAGGGTCTGCACTTGCAACACCAGGGTGTCGCCAAATTGATCGACCACCACGCCGGGAAGGTCGTCCGATTCGGACCACACAAGTCGGCGATGCTGCTGAGCTCCAGTCGCTTGGACGTTGGAGGCAGGGGTTTCTCTGCGGGCAATGGCTTTTGTGAGCGCGAGCCTGAGGTAGGCCTCGTCGAGCGTCAC belongs to Opitutus sp. and includes:
- a CDS encoding class I SAM-dependent rRNA methyltransferase, whose amino-acid sequence is MSSPVPSLKLKANAKSRVLSGHPWVFANEVEALLPAVNDGGVVECRDRAGRFLGSGIYNSKSQIIWRRLSTQRVTLDEAYLRLALTKAIARRETPASNVQATGAQQHRRLVWSESDDLPGVVVDQFGDTLVLQVQTLAMDQRTDVIVELLAELLAPAEIIVRNDAHIRKLEGLSLGVHTRSGRAWEPRWEKIDGFDYWLDLQSGQKTGFYLDQREQHAVLAKYCAGKRVLDAFCNQGPFALHAARAGAKEVLGLDSATDAIDQARKNAARNGVNASFAVANVFDWFNDPARHGEPLWDVIVLDPPPFAKSKSALEGALRGYKEINLRAMQSLVPGGVLATYTCSHHMQDAELRSVLAEAATDAKRKVRVAEFCHQPADHPVLVTMPESEYLRGYIVRVE
- a CDS encoding esterase family protein, with protein sequence MAWSTLHWYSNILGKQTTAEVMLPEIGKPPFATFYLLHGLGDDSSMWMRRSRIEWFVRDLPIIVVMPDGYRSFYTKHAAGPDYARHIGVELPDFIERNFQARPERAARAIGGLSMGGYGALRIGLGYADRFCSVNSHSGAVCWQDFSNPTLVARGPAFIAELRHIFGDDPRGTDHDLLVQARRALANGNLPELLIDCGRDDFLIEDNRTFDSDLTTAGVPHRYQEYAGGHTWDYWETHIQDSLAFHARNLQLPASGA